The Candidatus Gracilibacteria bacterium genome window below encodes:
- the uvrA gene encoding excinuclease ABC subunit UvrA has translation MSETITLLGVTTHNLKNIDVSFQKNALTVVTGVSGSGKSSLAFTTLCNEGQRRYLESLSTYARMFIGGMSEEAKVREISGLTPTISIEQKTVAHNPRSTVGTITEIYDFYRLLFLSLGTRMCPNDNTPMVKKTHTDVIKYIQSIPNGVRIALCAQIRHLFQTPEELRDYVGQKGFVRYMVDNVVYNLSDELPSTIQDPWIIVDRVEIDTTDSTQLDRLSQSISTAFEYGEDVVGIMDLSIQEKYKAKSKKQKEGIEVFSRAFRCPHCGYVPSELTLSHFSFNSPAGACTHCHGLGSLLSFTEASVIDPERSLEDGAVLPWGQDSYYHFVLMGACKHHKIPVDIVYNKLKKEHKELVLNGSDQRLSLSTPQMQKPWNAKYPGIIPYLNRVYHDPETSESLHEKIAPFVIATTCPTCHGYRVGEQARHVLINEKHIGQAAELSVEASVVFFESLQLNSEDTKVATNMVKNIRDRLKFLKGVGLGYMTLSRRSNTLSGGESQRIRLATQVGTKLEGITYVLDEPSIGLHPRDSRLLIDNLRELVNLGNTVIVVEHDEEVMRQSDHIIDIGPGAGVHGGNIIFEGTYAGIRQSETETGLYLRGEKTIHIPALQGVPKEFLRMENARENNLKNISVDIPLGTLTVVTGVSGSGKSSLINRTLAPAMRNLLHRTRDSHGKISAITGFESLDKVVIIDQMPIGKTPRSNPATYTGVFTEIREVFAQTLEARARGYKAGHFSFNTKQGRCDACEGDGVKKIQMHFLPDVHVTCESCCGTRYNHLVREVHFYDKSIADVLAMTVEDAVVFFAKFPKIRHRLQTLLDVGLGYITLGQSALTLSGGESQRVKLATELARKATGKTLYIMDEPTTGLHFSDIQRLMSIVSSLVERGNTVLIIEHHLDVIANAHYLVDLGPEGGEGGGRLLYQGPRDGILKIKESYTGQCLKEYLEHKKKQK, from the coding sequence ATGTCTGAAACCATCACACTGCTCGGAGTCACCACCCATAATCTCAAAAATATCGATGTTTCTTTTCAAAAAAACGCTCTCACGGTCGTGACTGGAGTGAGCGGATCAGGGAAGTCTTCGTTGGCATTTACGACACTGTGCAATGAATGACAGCGTCGCTATCTCGAGAGTCTTTCGACCTATGCGCGTATGTTTATCGGTGGTATGTCAGAAGAAGCGAAAGTGCGAGAAATATCAGGTCTGACACCCACTATCAGTATCGAACAAAAGACCGTAGCCCACAACCCCCGATCCACTGTGGGGACTATCACAGAGATATATGATTTTTATCGTCTCCTCTTCCTCAGCTTAGGGACCAGGATGTGTCCCAATGATAATACTCCGATGGTAAAAAAGACCCATACCGATGTTATCAAATATATCCAAAGCATTCCAAATGGGGTTCGTATCGCTCTTTGCGCCCAGATACGTCATCTATTTCAGACACCAGAAGAGTTGAGAGATTATGTTTGACAGAAAGGGTTTGTGAGATATATGGTAGACAATGTTGTCTACAATCTCTCTGACGAATTACCGAGCACCATACAGGATCCGTGGATTATTGTCGATCGTGTGGAGATCGATACGACGGATAGCACGCAGCTCGATCGATTGTCTCAATCTATATCAACTGCTTTTGAGTATGGCGAAGATGTGGTAGGTATTATGGACTTAAGTATTCAAGAAAAGTACAAAGCAAAAAGCAAAAAGCAAAAAGAAGGAATTGAGGTATTTTCTCGTGCCTTTCGTTGCCCACACTGTGGCTATGTCCCATCAGAGCTTACACTCTCACATTTTTCGTTCAATTCCCCTGCTTGAGCATGTACGCATTGTCACGGACTCGGTTCCTTGTTGTCATTTACCGAGGCATCAGTTATTGATCCAGAGAGATCCCTCGAGGATGGAGCCGTACTGCCATGGGGGCAAGATTCGTATTATCATTTTGTTCTTATGGGGGCATGTAAACACCATAAAATCCCTGTCGACATTGTCTATAATAAACTCAAGAAAGAGCATAAGGAACTCGTTCTCAATGGTTCAGATCAGCGACTCTCATTGTCTACTCCCCAGATGCAAAAACCATGGAATGCGAAGTATCCAGGGATTATCCCCTACCTCAATCGGGTCTATCATGACCCCGAGACGAGTGAATCACTCCATGAAAAAATAGCCCCATTTGTTATTGCGACGACTTGTCCCACGTGCCATGGGTATCGAGTTGGAGAGCAAGCGCGACATGTTCTTATCAATGAAAAACATATTGGACAAGCGGCAGAGCTTTCCGTTGAAGCATCGGTAGTATTTTTTGAATCTTTGCAACTCAACTCGGAAGATACCAAAGTGGCAACGAATATGGTAAAAAATATTCGCGATCGTCTCAAGTTTCTGAAAGGCGTTGGGTTGGGATATATGACCCTCTCTCGTCGATCGAATACACTTTCCGGAGGAGAATCACAGCGTATTCGTCTTGCGACTCAGGTAGGCACAAAGCTCGAAGGGATTACCTACGTCCTCGATGAGCCATCCATTGGGCTCCACCCGAGAGATAGTCGACTCTTGATAGACAATCTGCGAGAACTCGTCAACCTCGGGAACACTGTTATTGTGGTCGAACACGATGAAGAGGTGATGCGTCAATCCGATCATATTATCGACATAGGTCCTGGAGCAGGTGTCCATGGTGGGAATATTATCTTTGAGTGAACCTATGCAGGGATTCGACAGTCCGAGACTGAAACTGGGCTCTATCTCAGAGGAGAAAAGACCATACACATACCAGCATTACAGGGTGTGCCAAAAGAATTTCTCAGAATGGAAAATGCACGAGAAAACAATCTGAAAAATATTTCTGTCGACATACCTTTGGGCACATTGACGGTCGTAACCGGCGTGAGTGGTTCTGGGAAATCATCACTCATAAATCGTACACTGGCTCCAGCTATGAGAAACCTCCTTCATCGAACACGTGATTCTCATGGGAAAATATCTGCTATTACTGGTTTTGAATCACTCGACAAGGTCGTCATCATCGATCAAATGCCTATCGGCAAGACACCTCGTTCCAATCCAGCCACCTATACTGGCGTTTTTACAGAAATTCGCGAAGTCTTCGCTCAGACGCTCGAAGCACGTGCCAGAGGATACAAGGCAGGGCATTTTAGTTTTAACACGAAACAGGGCCGTTGTGACGCCTGTGAGGGGGATGGAGTGAAGAAGATTCAGATGCATTTTCTCCCCGATGTGCATGTGACCTGTGAATCATGCTGTGGCACACGCTACAATCATCTCGTTCGAGAAGTTCATTTTTATGACAAATCTATTGCTGATGTTCTCGCTATGACAGTCGAAGATGCGGTGGTGTTCTTTGCCAAATTTCCAAAAATTCGACATCGACTCCAGACACTTCTCGACGTCGGATTGGGGTATATTACTCTGTGACAATCTGCTTTGACGCTCTCAGGAGGTGAATCCCAACGAGTCAAACTCGCGACAGAACTTGCGAGAAAGGCGACAGGAAAGACACTCTATATCATGGATGAACCCACTACGGGATTGCATTTTTCTGATATTCAACGTCTGATGTCTATCGTGTCGAGTCTGGTAGAGCGAGGAAACACTGTCCTTATCATCGAGCATCATCTCGATGTCATCGCCAATGCGCATTATTTGGTTGATCTCTGACCAGAAGGAGGTGAGTGAGGGGGGCGACTTCTCTATCAATGACCGAGAGACGGTATCTTAAAGATCAAAGAATCCTATACAGGACAATGCCTGAAGGAGTATTTGGAGCACAAGAAGAAACAGAAGTAG